A stretch of Klebsiella sp. RIT-PI-d DNA encodes these proteins:
- the rsmA gene encoding 16S rRNA (adenine(1518)-N(6)/adenine(1519)-N(6))-dimethyltransferase RsmA, which yields MNNRVHQGHLARKRFGQNFLNDQFVIDSIVSAINPQKGQAMVEIGPGLAALTEPVGERLDKMTVIELDRDLAARLQTHPFLGPKLTVYQQDAMTMNFSELSETLGQPLRVFGNLPYNISTPLMFHLFSYTNAIADMHFMLQKEVVNRLVAGPNSKAYGRLSVMAQYYCQVIPVLEVPPTAFTPAPKVDSAVVRLVPHAVMPHPVKEIRVLSRITTEAFNQRRKTIRNSLGNVFSVEVLTELGVDPAMRAENISVAQYCKLANYLVDNTPPKES from the coding sequence ATGAATAATCGAGTCCATCAGGGCCACTTAGCCCGTAAACGCTTCGGGCAGAACTTCCTCAACGATCAATTCGTGATCGACAGCATTGTATCGGCCATTAATCCGCAAAAAGGCCAGGCTATGGTTGAAATCGGCCCCGGTCTTGCCGCACTGACCGAGCCGGTTGGTGAACGTCTGGATAAAATGACGGTCATTGAGCTGGACCGCGATCTGGCTGCGCGTCTGCAAACGCACCCGTTTCTCGGGCCGAAGCTGACGGTTTACCAGCAGGATGCGATGACCATGAACTTCAGCGAGCTGTCAGAGACGCTGGGTCAGCCGCTGCGGGTGTTCGGCAACCTGCCTTACAATATTTCTACCCCGCTGATGTTCCACCTCTTTAGCTATACTAACGCCATTGCTGACATGCACTTTATGTTGCAAAAAGAAGTGGTCAATCGACTGGTTGCAGGACCAAACAGTAAAGCGTATGGTCGATTAAGCGTCATGGCACAATATTATTGTCAAGTGATCCCGGTACTGGAAGTTCCGCCGACCGCCTTTACGCCTGCGCCAAAAGTCGATTCCGCGGTTGTCCGTCTGGTACCGCATGCCGTGATGCCACATCCGGTAAAAGAAATTCGCGTGCTGAGCCGTATTACGACCGAAGCCTTCAACCAGCGTCGTAAAACTATCCGTAACAGTCTCGGCAACGTGTTTAGCGTTGAGGTACTGACGGAGCTGGGTGTCGATCCCGCTATGCGTGCCGAGAATATCTCGGTTGCGCAATACTGCAAGCTGGCTAATTATCTGGTCGATAACACGCCACCTAAAGAGAGCTAA